A window of the Hypomesus transpacificus isolate Combined female chromosome 10, fHypTra1, whole genome shotgun sequence genome harbors these coding sequences:
- the LOC124472392 gene encoding lysine-specific demethylase 4A-like, whose translation MTRSLLSPGPPTLVVTPTKLMLRELPHPEAPRDSSPPPQPLASPLPRASPQAPRPGLKLGVASLLFHQTQSPREALQVHSFSRQQHTQLHVHSYAREHQPRHLQNKNQAQNQAQNQAQNQAQNQAHTISPVRNESTILQTKLDHQNQAKAEQETAQSLSKTQGGGLAVGQQQLGEAQAAGERPKACRSPGLGRAEAAQVGRRQAEAKRQAEAKRQAEAAQAGRQAEGESTDSKHKSVSGAGQQGAAEQGQSYCQTVKKKQLLQSLPRQHPLLKEAHSDHEEEEGGQGEAWRRCSPEAERDYNSQTGLQSPYCAVCLLFHTHQQTEGPGVQLLGVQGGPQRSRPLIPEVCFRSSHKKGAGPGEGVGDGAGPGEEDLTTPHLEPDGTSWLISCSRCCVRVHTSCYGVPEGAKPGTWQCARCEADAQTQDCCLCPLRGGALQRANNDKWVHVLCAITVLEARFVNVVERSPVDLRGVPLSRFRLKCQVCKQRGGPQLTGCCVQCSHGRCSTAYHPSCAQAAGVLMYPHDWPFIVFISCQRHKAFPERDQAKLRALQVEQVVICKHKNSRYYRCEVVEVSTASFYQVTFTDGSFSNDLLPEDIESRDCAQLGPPAEGDDVQVRWTDGLLYGATFVASHTIPMYQVEFEDGSQLSVKREDLYSLDEDLPKRVKSRMSVASDMRFDGIFTEEEVKQDSKRQRVFNSRYREAYVEPVIYRAILE comes from the exons ATGACACGCTCCCTCCTGTCCCCAGGTCCTCCCACGCTGGTTGTCACGCCGACCAAGCTCATGTTGAGGGAGCTGCCCCACCCCGAGGCACCGCgagactcctccccccctccgcaa cccctggcctcccccctgccccgggCCTCCCCGCAGGCCCCTCGTCCTGGCCTGAAGCTGGGTGTGGCCAGCCTGCTCTTCCACCAGACCCAGAGCCCCAGAGAGGCTCTCCAGGTGCACAGCTTCTCCAGGCAGCAGCACACCCAGCTGCACGTGCACAGCTACGCTCGCGAGCACCAGCCCCGACACCTGCAGAACAAGAACCAGGCCCAGAACCAGGCCCAGAACCAGGCCCAGAACCAGGCCCAGAACCAGGCCCACACTATCAGCCCTGTGAGGAACGAGTCTACGATCCTTCAAACCAAACTGGATCATCAGAACCAGGCCAAAGCAGAACAGGAAACAGCACAGAGTCTGTCCAAAACCCAGGGTGGGGGCCTGGCCGTGGGGCAGCAGCAGCTAGGCGAGGCCCAGGCTGCCGGGGAGAGGCCTAAGGCCTGCCGCAGTCCAGGCCTGGGCCGGGCAGAGGCAGCACAGgtagggag gaggcaggcagaggcaaagaggcaggcagaggcaaagaggcaggcagaggcagcacaggcagggaggcaggcagaggggGAGTCGACAGACAGCAAGCACAAG TCTGTGTCTGGTgctggccagcagggggcagcagagcaGGGCCAGTCCTACTGTCAGACTGTGAAGAAGAAGCAGCTGCTCCAGAGCCTGCCTCGACAGCACCCTCTGCTCAAGGAAGCCCACAGCGACCACG aggaggaggagggggggcagggggaggcctGGCGCCGATGCAGCCCCGAGGCAGAGAGGGACTACAACTCCCAAACTGGTCTCCAGAGCCCGTACTgtgctgtctgcctgctgttccacacacaccagcag ACGGAGGGTCCTGGGGTGCAGCTGCTGGGGGTCCAGGGGGGGCCTCAGCGCTCCAGGCCCCTGATCCCAGAGGTGTGCTTCAGAAGCTCACACAagaagggggcggggcctggggagggggtgggggatggggcgGGGCCTGGGGAGGAGGACCTGACCACGCCCCATCTAGAGCCAGACGGGACCAGCTGGCTGATCAGCTGCTCGCGGTGCTGCGTCCGAGTCCACACCA GTTGCTACGGCGTCCCGGAGGGGGCGAAGCCAGGGACCTGGCAGTGTGCCCGCTGTGAGGCTGACGCACAGACCCAG gactGCTGCTTGTGTCCTCTACGTGGTGGAGCTCTGCAGAGAGCCAACAACGACAA ATGGGTGCATGTCCTGTGTGCCATCACCGTGCTGGAGGCTCGCTTCGTCAATGTGGTAGAGCGCAGCCCTGTCGACCTGAGAGGGGTCCCGCTGTCCAGGTTCCGACTG AAGTGCCAGGTGTGTAAGCAGCGAGGAGGGCCCCAGCTGACAGGATGTTGTGTCCAGTGTTCCCATGGCCGCTGCTCTACGGCGTACCACCCCTCCTGTGCCCAGGCGGCTGGAGTGCTCATGTACCCTCATGACTGGCCCTTCATCGTGTTCATCTCCTGCCAGAGACACAAGGCCTTCCCCGAG agagaccaggccaaACTGCGGGCGCTGCAGGTGGAGCAGGTGGTGATCTGCAAGCACAAGAACAGTCGTTACTACCGCTGtgaggtggtggaggtcagCACAGCCTCCTTCTACCAGGTCACCTTCACCGATGGCTCCTTCAGCAACGACCTGCTGCCCGAGGACATAGAG AGCAGGGACTGTGCTCAGCTGGGACCCCCTGCTGAGGGGGATGATGTTCAGGTCCGCTGGACAGATGGTCTGTTGTACGGAGCCACATTTGTAGCATCACACACCATCCCCAtgtaccag GTGGAGTTTGAGGATGGCTCTCAGTTGTCGGTGAAGAGGGAGGACCTATACAGTCTGGATGAAGACCTGCCTAAGAGAGTCAAGTCCAGAATG TCGGTGGCATCTGACATGCGCTTCGACGGGATCTtcacggaggaggaggtgaagcagGACTCCAAGAGGCAGCGTGTGTTTAACTCCCGCTACCGCGAGGCCTATGTAGAGCCAGTCATCTACAGAGCCATCCTGGAGTAg
- the LOC124473146 gene encoding CMP-N-acetylneuraminate-beta-1,4-galactoside alpha-2,3-sialyltransferase-like isoform X1 — protein sequence MKPTHKVLFVFCPMLVLVFIYYSSGKLHLHVWGHKLKAEAEPPLSVVAPTTRRTVPPDSEVDSTLIAGQVVGSGTYGSTPPSSFIVYDKQGFLLNLDGKLPAELSYKYGNLSEGMCKPGYAAAKMTTIYPK from the exons ATGAAGCCGACACACAAGGTTCTGTTTGTGTTCTGCCCCATGCTGGTTCTGGTCTTCATCTACTACTCCTCCGGCAAGCTGCACCTGCACGTATGGGGTCACAAGCTTA aggcagaggcagagcccCCCCTCAGTGTGGTGGCCCCCACCACCAGGAGGACTGTCCCCCCAG ACTCGGAGGTGGACAGTACTCTCATCGCGGGACAGGTGGTAGGCTCAg GCACCTATGGTTCAACACCTCCGTCCTCCTTCATAG tGTATGACAAGCAGGGCTTTCTTCTGAACCTGGATGGAAAACT GCCAGCAGAGCTATCCTACAAGTATGGGAACCTCAGTGAAGGCATGTGCAAGCCAGGCTACGCTGCTGCCAAGATGACCACCATCTACCCCAAGTAA
- the LOC124473146 gene encoding CMP-N-acetylneuraminate-beta-1,4-galactoside alpha-2,3-sialyltransferase-like isoform X4 has protein sequence MKPTHKVLFVFCPMLVLVFIYYSSGKLHLHVWGHKLNSEVDSTLIAGQVVGSGTYGSTPPSSFIVYDKQGFLLNLDGKLPAELSYKYGNLSEGMCKPGYAAAKMTTIYPK, from the exons ATGAAGCCGACACACAAGGTTCTGTTTGTGTTCTGCCCCATGCTGGTTCTGGTCTTCATCTACTACTCCTCCGGCAAGCTGCACCTGCACGTATGGGGTCACAAGCTTA ACTCGGAGGTGGACAGTACTCTCATCGCGGGACAGGTGGTAGGCTCAg GCACCTATGGTTCAACACCTCCGTCCTCCTTCATAG tGTATGACAAGCAGGGCTTTCTTCTGAACCTGGATGGAAAACT GCCAGCAGAGCTATCCTACAAGTATGGGAACCTCAGTGAAGGCATGTGCAAGCCAGGCTACGCTGCTGCCAAGATGACCACCATCTACCCCAAGTAA
- the LOC124473146 gene encoding uncharacterized protein LOC124473146 isoform X3, whose protein sequence is MKPTHKVLFVFCPMLVLVFIYYSSGKLHLHVWGHKLKAEAEPPLSVVAPTTRRTVPPDSEVDSTLIAGQVVGSAPRKEPRAAFIQFTLNLSSATSSPLLLILLPSSPLLLLLYSSW, encoded by the exons ATGAAGCCGACACACAAGGTTCTGTTTGTGTTCTGCCCCATGCTGGTTCTGGTCTTCATCTACTACTCCTCCGGCAAGCTGCACCTGCACGTATGGGGTCACAAGCTTA aggcagaggcagagcccCCCCTCAGTGTGGTGGCCCCCACCACCAGGAGGACTGTCCCCCCAG ACTCGGAGGTGGACAGTACTCTCATCGCGGGACAGGTGGTAGGCTCAg CTCCTCGAAAGGAACCCAGAGCAGCTTTCATCCAGTTTACCCTAAACTTGTCCTCtgctacctcctcccctctcctcctcatcctcctcccctcttctcctctcctcctcctcctctactcctcatgGTAA
- the LOC124473146 gene encoding CMP-N-acetylneuraminate-beta-1,4-galactoside alpha-2,3-sialyltransferase-like isoform X2, which produces MKPTHKVLFVFCPMLVLVFIYYSSGKLHLHVWGHKLKAEAEPPLSVVAPTTRRTVPPDSEVDSTLIAGQVVGSVYDKQGFLLNLDGKLPAELSYKYGNLSEGMCKPGYAAAKMTTIYPK; this is translated from the exons ATGAAGCCGACACACAAGGTTCTGTTTGTGTTCTGCCCCATGCTGGTTCTGGTCTTCATCTACTACTCCTCCGGCAAGCTGCACCTGCACGTATGGGGTCACAAGCTTA aggcagaggcagagcccCCCCTCAGTGTGGTGGCCCCCACCACCAGGAGGACTGTCCCCCCAG ACTCGGAGGTGGACAGTACTCTCATCGCGGGACAGGTGGTAGGCTCAg tGTATGACAAGCAGGGCTTTCTTCTGAACCTGGATGGAAAACT GCCAGCAGAGCTATCCTACAAGTATGGGAACCTCAGTGAAGGCATGTGCAAGCCAGGCTACGCTGCTGCCAAGATGACCACCATCTACCCCAAGTAA